In one Dreissena polymorpha isolate Duluth1 chromosome 7, UMN_Dpol_1.0, whole genome shotgun sequence genomic region, the following are encoded:
- the LOC127838668 gene encoding uncharacterized protein LOC127838668 yields MSDNRSPDLSFENEADGLLVESSASLLDVSLRLHDYGRFTPVPAIIRHQCEQVQPELISVVTQTDDTRVPRSISTQTSTETSTVGIQVDRPSFTFEDIRDDDDKVLFYTGIPTAGTFECLFDEVSVGMKAGLARKTCPRKIKCVYKLKIVMLI; encoded by the exons ATGTCAGATAACCGTTCACCAGACTTGAGTTTCGAGAACGAGGCAGATGGTTTGTTGGTTGAAAGCAGTGCATCACTACTAGACGTATCTCTAAGA ctccATGACTATGGAAGGTTTACACCAGTACCCGCCATAATCCGTCATCAGTGTGAACAAGTGCAACCGGAGCTGATTTCTGTGGTTACTCAAACCGACGATACGAGAGTTCCCAGAAGTATATCAACCCAGACTTCTACTGAAACGTCGACAGTTGGGATACAAGTGGATCGGCCTAGCTTCACCTTTGAGGATATAAGGGATGATGACGATAAGGTGTTGTTCTACACTGGTATCCCAACTGCTGGaacttttgagtgtttatttgaTGAGGTCAGTGTTGGAATGAAAGCAGGGTTAGCACGAAAAACCTGTCCCCggaaaataaagtgtgtttataaactgaaaatagtcatgctaatataa